In Oryzias melastigma strain HK-1 linkage group LG16, ASM292280v2, whole genome shotgun sequence, a single genomic region encodes these proteins:
- the tnxba gene encoding tenascin isoform X2, with product MLFALGLVFLLTPLASSETTTNLKRDAAERNATKLREALNPSKPKIPASTQIFHPTPKPNTVNETILLTSATKLKPQQDNTTEASKSRSRTTDAPSVTAKNPKTNRAVSNKGKHLKEELTLTHDAKGRKGKLSSNGATSVQSTPMKSTLAHNAQLSTHKPQQSVNSTVPTVSNHGKTSKDEAIQNASSSSSSTESHSVRTEKITRNKPKQTVNPPASNVPLLSSHNTNKTIPSPPKKSHSVKVMTHKPPPSKNQTDVDESHSSHGSKTAAAEPVSSKTRSTTLVKITKLSRTKSQQPDNHTAVTESALPAHHKAVKNETTQNVPSSSKKSPSTPSDKPMKTILHQSNNHTESTESASPTHSKAIRNETIQSVLPISTKSPSTQSDKSNKLQQSDNPPVLNKPGQKNSKDNSTQTVLPTKTNAKISKGNNQTDSTNPQVNDTPAVTKPQAKDNSKVKALNKTSIEVPSTVTKKQPTDSQPVTVVICNGCDSSNNKDHEVKLSAGTPLVVTHKISLLPGGCTEGHDAKLDALIERVARLEKEMSFLKEQCPCSTKCPNNCSGNGRCEKGSCICQQGFMGEDCSKCKQGVDCNTRPANKFPNSDHPKDEPRDNEIHHNETKSVTTETKNTTNASSSPAPDNTALNKTAIRETVTRKRGGLGSVKVANISSHSLTVTWLAPQGMFKKFTVTKRELQSDGDKNEPLRVEEQDISSTARNTTAVENESTTLFSGKVGAKRTSVMVPGDSRSVEITNLQANTLYVLQVFGTAENSRSKTHRVTATTGPEPPTRMLFSNVTESSVGVSWVKPKTTFTGFRITYINIVSGASRFVTLGSKQSHVVLSKLSPGSSYMISITATKGTAQSDELTSIITTVPAPPKHLQVTNVTHNRALLRWTPSLGKVDRFIISYESSKTPNVTVTVMLSGTSVEHQLKGLQKDTVYTIKMLSQKDSLKSTTISTSFTTANVVKPSEVGPRSAVIAWKTPTVYKSYRVIYEVPGKEKKEVILPPTANEYKLTGLFPMSRYTVVVQGEKNGHYTSIFTSEFVTGKLRFPFPMDCAQELLNGASESGEVDIYPGGKEGEAVRVYCDMEADGGGWTVFQRRMNGKTDFYRTWHEYSVGFGNLSEEFWLGNELLHNLTSVGPVSLRVDLQSGNDTAYAHYTNFSVASEERNYTLTVSGYTGTAGNSMKLHSGRPFSTRDKDPDRLENHCAKLYMGGWWYKNCYRANLNGLYGSHTKNQGIVWIDWKGKDSSIPFTEMKFRPSLFSATHG from the exons atgttatttgcTCTAGGACTTGTTTTCCTTCTAACCCCACTTGCCTCTTCTGAAACCACAACCAACTTGAAGAGAGACGCAGCAGAACGAAACGCAACTAAACTCCGTGAAGCTCTCAACCCTTCCAAACCAAAAATCCCAGCTTCAACTCAGATCTTTCACCCCACCCCCAAACCAAACACAGTCAATGAGACCATTTTACTCACTTCAGCCACCAAACTAAAACCTCAACAAGACAACACTACTGAGGCTAGCAAAAGTAGATCCAGAACTACAGATGCTCCATCAGTGACAGCGAAAAATCCAAAGACGAATAGAGCTGTCTCCAACAAAGGGAAGCATTTAAAAGAAGAGTTGACCTTGACTCATGATGCTAAGGGTAGAAAGGGGAAGCTTAGTTCCAATGGAGCAACAAGTGTTCAGTCAACACCTATGAAGTCTACATTAGCCCACAATGCTCAGTTGTCCACACACAAACCCCAGCAATCTGTCAATTCCACAGTCCCAACTGTATCAAATCATGGGAAGACATCAAAGGATGAAGCTATCCAAAAtgcctcatcatcatcatcatcaactgAGTCTCATTCAGTCCGCACGGAAAAAATCACCAGAAACAAACCAAAGCAAACAGTCAACCCTCCAGCTTCAAATGTACCTCTTTTATCAAGTCATAACACGAATAAGACAATTCCTTCACCACCCAAAAAATCTCACAGCGTCAAAGTCATGACACATAAACCTCCACCATCAAAAAACCAAACAGATGTAGATGAATCTCATTCATCCCATGGCAGCAAGACAGCAGCGGCGGAGCCTGTTTCATCAAAAACCAGAAGTACTACTCTTGTCAAGATCACAAAACTTTCCAGAACTAAATCCCAGCAACCGGACAATCACACAGCAGTTACTGAATCTGCTTTGCCCGCTCACCACAAGGCTGTCAAAAACGAGACAACTCAAAATGTTCCGTCAAGTTCCAAAAAATCTCCTTCAACTCCATCTGATAAACCTATGAAAACCATACTTCATCAGTCGAACAATCATACAGAAAGTACTGAATCTGCTTCACCCACCCATAGCAAGGCTATCAGAAatgagacaattcaaagtgttcTGCCAATTTCTACAAAATCTCCTTCAACTCAGTCTGATAAATCAAACAAgcttcagcaatcagacaatccCCCAGTTTTAAATAAACCTGGTCAAAAGAATAGCAAAGACAACTCTACTCAAACTGTTCTGCCCACAAAGACCAATGCTAAAATATCCAAAGGCAACAATCAGACTGATTCTACCAATCCCCAGGTCAATGACACCCCTGCTGTCACAAAGCCTCAAGCAAAAGACAATTCGAAAGTAAAAGcattaaataaaacttcaattGAGGTTCCAAGTACCGTCACCAAAAAACAACCAACCGATTCCCAACCAGTCACGGTGGTCATCTGTAATGGGTGTGACTCAAGTAACAACAAGGACCATGAAGTGAAGCTGTCAGCTGGCACTCCACTGGTGGTGACCCATAAGATAAGCTTGCTGCCGGGGGGCTGCACTGAGGGGCATGACGCCAAGTTGGATGCCTTGATAGAACGAGTAGCCCGACTAGAAAAAGAGATGTCCTTCCTAAAAGAACAAT GTCCATGTTCTACTAAATGTCCAAATAATTGTAGTGGAAATGGAAGGTGTGAAAAGGGGAGCTGTATCTGCCAGCAGGGGTTCATGGGTGAAGACTGCAGTAAGTGTAAACAAGGGGTAGATTGTAATACAA GACCTGCAAACAAATTCCCTAATTCTGACCACCCAAAAGACGAACCTCGAGATAATGAGATACATCACAATGAGACGAAGTCTGTTACAACGGAAACAAAGAACACTACAAATGCATCCAGTTCTCCAGCGCCAGACAATACCGCCTTGAACAAAACAGCAATTCGTGAGACAGTGACCAGGAAGAGAGGAGGATTAGGGTCGGTGAAGGTGGCAAACATCTCCTCCCACAGCCTCACGGTCACATGGTTAGCTCCACAAGGGATGTTCAAAAAATTTACAGTGACCAAACGAGAGCTACAGTCAGATGGTGACAAAAATGAACCCCTGAGAGTTGAAGAACAGGACATAAGCTCTACTGCGAGGAACACCACTGCAGTGGAAAATGAAAGCACAACTCTGTTCTCTGGAAAAGTTGGAGCTAAGAGGACCTCTGTGATGGTACCAGGTGATTCACGCTCTGTGGAGATTACCAATCTTCAGGCAAACACTCTCTATGTCCTGCAAGTTTTTGGCACGGCAGAAAACAGTCGATCAAAAACTCACAGAGTGACCGCAACTACAG GTCCTGAGCCCCCAACACGGATGCTTTTTAGTAATGTCACTGAATCTTCTGTTGGTGTTTCCTGGGTTAAACCAAAGACAACATTTACAGGCTTCAGAATTACGTACATCAACATTGTGTCAG GAGCAAGTCGATTTGTGACACTGGGATCCAAACAGTCTCACGTAGTTCTGTCTAAGTTGTCTCCTGGATCGTCTTATATGATCAGCATTACTGCGACTAAAGGCACAGCCCAGAGTGATGAACTCACATCCATTATAACCACTG TCCCTGCACCTCCAAAACATCTTCAAGTCACCAACGTGACCCATAATAGAGCTTTGTTACGGTGGACTCCCAGTCTTGGGAAAGTTGACCGCTTCATCATCAGCTATGAGTCCTCAAAGA CTCCTAATGTGACGGTAACAGTTATGCTGTCTGGAACCTCAGTGGAGCATCAACTGAAAGGTCTACAGAAAGACACTGTTTATACCATCAAAATGCTGAGCCAAAAAGACAGTCTGAAGAGTACAACCATCTCAACATCTTTTACTACTGCAAATG TGGTTAAACCCAGTGAAGTTGGGCCTCGCTCTGCGGTTATTGCCTGGAAAACGCCCACTGTTTATAAGAGCTACAGAGTGATCTATGAAGTTccaggaaaagagaaaaag GAGGTGATCCTGCCACCTACTGCCAATGAATATAAGCTGACAGGCCTGTTCCCTATGTCACGATACACCGTTGTTGTACAAGGGGAGAAAAATGGACACTACACATCTATATTTACCTCAGAGTTCGTCACAG GAAAACTGCGGTTCCCTTTTCCCATGGATTGCGCACAAGAGCTGTTGAATGGAGCTTCAGAGTCTGGAGAAGTAGACATTTACCCAGGAGGGAAAGAGGGAGAGGCAGTCAGAGTATACTGTGACATGGAGGCCGATGGAGGTGGTTGGACG GTCTTCCAGAGAAGGATGAATGGAAAAACGGATTTTTACAGAACCTGGCATGAATACAGTGTGGGGTTTGGAAATCTAAGTGAAGAATTCTGGCTCG GTAATGAGCTCCTGCACAACCTGACCAGTGTTGGGCCTGTGAGTCTGCGAGTGGATTTGCAATCAGGAAATGACACAGCGTATGCTCACTATACCAACTTCTCTGTGGCTTCAGAAGAGAGGAACTACACTCTTACTGTGTCTGGATACACAGGAACAGCAG GCAACTCAATGAAGTTACACAGCGGCCGACCATTTTCCACCCGAGACAAGGACCCCGATCGCCTGGAAAACCATTGTGCCAAGCTTTACATGGGCGGCTGGTGGTACAAAAACTGCTATAGGGCCAATCTAAACGGCCTTTACGGCTCTCACACCAAAAATCAG GGAATCGTTTGGATAGACTGGAAAGGCAAAGACTCCTCTATTCCTTTCACTGAGATGAAGTTCAGACCCTCCTTGTTCTCTGCAACTCATGGCTAA
- the tnxba gene encoding tenascin isoform X1, with protein sequence MLFALGLVFLLTPLASSETTTNLKRDAAERNATKLREALNPSKPKIPASTQIFHPTPKPNTVNETILLTSATKLKPQQDNTTEASKSRSRTTDAPSVTAKNPKTNRAVSNKGKHLKEELTLTHDAKGRKGKLSSNGATSVQSTPMKSTLAHNAQLSTHKPQQSVNSTVPTVSNHGKTSKDEAIQNASSSSSSTESHSVRTEKITRNKPKQTVNPPASNVPLLSSHNTNKTIPSPPKKSHSVKVMTHKPPPSKNQTDVDESHSSHGSKTAAAEPVSSKTRSTTLVKITKLSRTKSQQPDNHTAVTESALPAHHKAVKNETTQNVPSSSKKSPSTPSDKPMKTILHQSNNHTESTESASPTHSKAIRNETIQSVLPISTKSPSTQSDKSNKLQQSDNPPVLNKPGQKNSKDNSTQTVLPTKTNAKISKGNNQTDSTNPQVNDTPAVTKPQAKDNSKVKALNKTSIEVPSTVTKKQPTDSQPVTVVICNGCDSSNNKDHEVKLSAGTPLVVTHKISLLPGGCTEGHDAKLDALIERVARLEKEMSFLKEQCPCSTKCPNNCSGNGRCEKGSCICQQGFMGEDCSKCKQGVDCNTKGPANKFPNSDHPKDEPRDNEIHHNETKSVTTETKNTTNASSSPAPDNTALNKTAIRETVTRKRGGLGSVKVANISSHSLTVTWLAPQGMFKKFTVTKRELQSDGDKNEPLRVEEQDISSTARNTTAVENESTTLFSGKVGAKRTSVMVPGDSRSVEITNLQANTLYVLQVFGTAENSRSKTHRVTATTGPEPPTRMLFSNVTESSVGVSWVKPKTTFTGFRITYINIVSGASRFVTLGSKQSHVVLSKLSPGSSYMISITATKGTAQSDELTSIITTVPAPPKHLQVTNVTHNRALLRWTPSLGKVDRFIISYESSKTPNVTVTVMLSGTSVEHQLKGLQKDTVYTIKMLSQKDSLKSTTISTSFTTANVVKPSEVGPRSAVIAWKTPTVYKSYRVIYEVPGKEKKEVILPPTANEYKLTGLFPMSRYTVVVQGEKNGHYTSIFTSEFVTGKLRFPFPMDCAQELLNGASESGEVDIYPGGKEGEAVRVYCDMEADGGGWTVFQRRMNGKTDFYRTWHEYSVGFGNLSEEFWLGNELLHNLTSVGPVSLRVDLQSGNDTAYAHYTNFSVASEERNYTLTVSGYTGTAGNSMKLHSGRPFSTRDKDPDRLENHCAKLYMGGWWYKNCYRANLNGLYGSHTKNQGIVWIDWKGKDSSIPFTEMKFRPSLFSATHG encoded by the exons atgttatttgcTCTAGGACTTGTTTTCCTTCTAACCCCACTTGCCTCTTCTGAAACCACAACCAACTTGAAGAGAGACGCAGCAGAACGAAACGCAACTAAACTCCGTGAAGCTCTCAACCCTTCCAAACCAAAAATCCCAGCTTCAACTCAGATCTTTCACCCCACCCCCAAACCAAACACAGTCAATGAGACCATTTTACTCACTTCAGCCACCAAACTAAAACCTCAACAAGACAACACTACTGAGGCTAGCAAAAGTAGATCCAGAACTACAGATGCTCCATCAGTGACAGCGAAAAATCCAAAGACGAATAGAGCTGTCTCCAACAAAGGGAAGCATTTAAAAGAAGAGTTGACCTTGACTCATGATGCTAAGGGTAGAAAGGGGAAGCTTAGTTCCAATGGAGCAACAAGTGTTCAGTCAACACCTATGAAGTCTACATTAGCCCACAATGCTCAGTTGTCCACACACAAACCCCAGCAATCTGTCAATTCCACAGTCCCAACTGTATCAAATCATGGGAAGACATCAAAGGATGAAGCTATCCAAAAtgcctcatcatcatcatcatcaactgAGTCTCATTCAGTCCGCACGGAAAAAATCACCAGAAACAAACCAAAGCAAACAGTCAACCCTCCAGCTTCAAATGTACCTCTTTTATCAAGTCATAACACGAATAAGACAATTCCTTCACCACCCAAAAAATCTCACAGCGTCAAAGTCATGACACATAAACCTCCACCATCAAAAAACCAAACAGATGTAGATGAATCTCATTCATCCCATGGCAGCAAGACAGCAGCGGCGGAGCCTGTTTCATCAAAAACCAGAAGTACTACTCTTGTCAAGATCACAAAACTTTCCAGAACTAAATCCCAGCAACCGGACAATCACACAGCAGTTACTGAATCTGCTTTGCCCGCTCACCACAAGGCTGTCAAAAACGAGACAACTCAAAATGTTCCGTCAAGTTCCAAAAAATCTCCTTCAACTCCATCTGATAAACCTATGAAAACCATACTTCATCAGTCGAACAATCATACAGAAAGTACTGAATCTGCTTCACCCACCCATAGCAAGGCTATCAGAAatgagacaattcaaagtgttcTGCCAATTTCTACAAAATCTCCTTCAACTCAGTCTGATAAATCAAACAAgcttcagcaatcagacaatccCCCAGTTTTAAATAAACCTGGTCAAAAGAATAGCAAAGACAACTCTACTCAAACTGTTCTGCCCACAAAGACCAATGCTAAAATATCCAAAGGCAACAATCAGACTGATTCTACCAATCCCCAGGTCAATGACACCCCTGCTGTCACAAAGCCTCAAGCAAAAGACAATTCGAAAGTAAAAGcattaaataaaacttcaattGAGGTTCCAAGTACCGTCACCAAAAAACAACCAACCGATTCCCAACCAGTCACGGTGGTCATCTGTAATGGGTGTGACTCAAGTAACAACAAGGACCATGAAGTGAAGCTGTCAGCTGGCACTCCACTGGTGGTGACCCATAAGATAAGCTTGCTGCCGGGGGGCTGCACTGAGGGGCATGACGCCAAGTTGGATGCCTTGATAGAACGAGTAGCCCGACTAGAAAAAGAGATGTCCTTCCTAAAAGAACAAT GTCCATGTTCTACTAAATGTCCAAATAATTGTAGTGGAAATGGAAGGTGTGAAAAGGGGAGCTGTATCTGCCAGCAGGGGTTCATGGGTGAAGACTGCAGTAAGTGTAAACAAGGGGTAGATTGTAATACAA AAGGACCTGCAAACAAATTCCCTAATTCTGACCACCCAAAAGACGAACCTCGAGATAATGAGATACATCACAATGAGACGAAGTCTGTTACAACGGAAACAAAGAACACTACAAATGCATCCAGTTCTCCAGCGCCAGACAATACCGCCTTGAACAAAACAGCAATTCGTGAGACAGTGACCAGGAAGAGAGGAGGATTAGGGTCGGTGAAGGTGGCAAACATCTCCTCCCACAGCCTCACGGTCACATGGTTAGCTCCACAAGGGATGTTCAAAAAATTTACAGTGACCAAACGAGAGCTACAGTCAGATGGTGACAAAAATGAACCCCTGAGAGTTGAAGAACAGGACATAAGCTCTACTGCGAGGAACACCACTGCAGTGGAAAATGAAAGCACAACTCTGTTCTCTGGAAAAGTTGGAGCTAAGAGGACCTCTGTGATGGTACCAGGTGATTCACGCTCTGTGGAGATTACCAATCTTCAGGCAAACACTCTCTATGTCCTGCAAGTTTTTGGCACGGCAGAAAACAGTCGATCAAAAACTCACAGAGTGACCGCAACTACAG GTCCTGAGCCCCCAACACGGATGCTTTTTAGTAATGTCACTGAATCTTCTGTTGGTGTTTCCTGGGTTAAACCAAAGACAACATTTACAGGCTTCAGAATTACGTACATCAACATTGTGTCAG GAGCAAGTCGATTTGTGACACTGGGATCCAAACAGTCTCACGTAGTTCTGTCTAAGTTGTCTCCTGGATCGTCTTATATGATCAGCATTACTGCGACTAAAGGCACAGCCCAGAGTGATGAACTCACATCCATTATAACCACTG TCCCTGCACCTCCAAAACATCTTCAAGTCACCAACGTGACCCATAATAGAGCTTTGTTACGGTGGACTCCCAGTCTTGGGAAAGTTGACCGCTTCATCATCAGCTATGAGTCCTCAAAGA CTCCTAATGTGACGGTAACAGTTATGCTGTCTGGAACCTCAGTGGAGCATCAACTGAAAGGTCTACAGAAAGACACTGTTTATACCATCAAAATGCTGAGCCAAAAAGACAGTCTGAAGAGTACAACCATCTCAACATCTTTTACTACTGCAAATG TGGTTAAACCCAGTGAAGTTGGGCCTCGCTCTGCGGTTATTGCCTGGAAAACGCCCACTGTTTATAAGAGCTACAGAGTGATCTATGAAGTTccaggaaaagagaaaaag GAGGTGATCCTGCCACCTACTGCCAATGAATATAAGCTGACAGGCCTGTTCCCTATGTCACGATACACCGTTGTTGTACAAGGGGAGAAAAATGGACACTACACATCTATATTTACCTCAGAGTTCGTCACAG GAAAACTGCGGTTCCCTTTTCCCATGGATTGCGCACAAGAGCTGTTGAATGGAGCTTCAGAGTCTGGAGAAGTAGACATTTACCCAGGAGGGAAAGAGGGAGAGGCAGTCAGAGTATACTGTGACATGGAGGCCGATGGAGGTGGTTGGACG GTCTTCCAGAGAAGGATGAATGGAAAAACGGATTTTTACAGAACCTGGCATGAATACAGTGTGGGGTTTGGAAATCTAAGTGAAGAATTCTGGCTCG GTAATGAGCTCCTGCACAACCTGACCAGTGTTGGGCCTGTGAGTCTGCGAGTGGATTTGCAATCAGGAAATGACACAGCGTATGCTCACTATACCAACTTCTCTGTGGCTTCAGAAGAGAGGAACTACACTCTTACTGTGTCTGGATACACAGGAACAGCAG GCAACTCAATGAAGTTACACAGCGGCCGACCATTTTCCACCCGAGACAAGGACCCCGATCGCCTGGAAAACCATTGTGCCAAGCTTTACATGGGCGGCTGGTGGTACAAAAACTGCTATAGGGCCAATCTAAACGGCCTTTACGGCTCTCACACCAAAAATCAG GGAATCGTTTGGATAGACTGGAAAGGCAAAGACTCCTCTATTCCTTTCACTGAGATGAAGTTCAGACCCTCCTTGTTCTCTGCAACTCATGGCTAA
- the tnxba gene encoding tenascin isoform X3, with protein sequence MLFSNVTESSVGVSWVKPKTTFTGFRITYINIVSGASRFVTLGSKQSHVVLSKLSPGSSYMISITATKGTAQSDELTSIITTVPAPPKHLQVTNVTHNRALLRWTPSLGKVDRFIISYESSKTPNVTVTVMLSGTSVEHQLKGLQKDTVYTIKMLSQKDSLKSTTISTSFTTANVVKPSEVGPRSAVIAWKTPTVYKSYRVIYEVPGKEKKEVILPPTANEYKLTGLFPMSRYTVVVQGEKNGHYTSIFTSEFVTGKLRFPFPMDCAQELLNGASESGEVDIYPGGKEGEAVRVYCDMEADGGGWTVFQRRMNGKTDFYRTWHEYSVGFGNLSEEFWLGNELLHNLTSVGPVSLRVDLQSGNDTAYAHYTNFSVASEERNYTLTVSGYTGTAGNSMKLHSGRPFSTRDKDPDRLENHCAKLYMGGWWYKNCYRANLNGLYGSHTKNQGIVWIDWKGKDSSIPFTEMKFRPSLFSATHG encoded by the exons ATGCTTTTTAGTAATGTCACTGAATCTTCTGTTGGTGTTTCCTGGGTTAAACCAAAGACAACATTTACAGGCTTCAGAATTACGTACATCAACATTGTGTCAG GAGCAAGTCGATTTGTGACACTGGGATCCAAACAGTCTCACGTAGTTCTGTCTAAGTTGTCTCCTGGATCGTCTTATATGATCAGCATTACTGCGACTAAAGGCACAGCCCAGAGTGATGAACTCACATCCATTATAACCACTG TCCCTGCACCTCCAAAACATCTTCAAGTCACCAACGTGACCCATAATAGAGCTTTGTTACGGTGGACTCCCAGTCTTGGGAAAGTTGACCGCTTCATCATCAGCTATGAGTCCTCAAAGA CTCCTAATGTGACGGTAACAGTTATGCTGTCTGGAACCTCAGTGGAGCATCAACTGAAAGGTCTACAGAAAGACACTGTTTATACCATCAAAATGCTGAGCCAAAAAGACAGTCTGAAGAGTACAACCATCTCAACATCTTTTACTACTGCAAATG TGGTTAAACCCAGTGAAGTTGGGCCTCGCTCTGCGGTTATTGCCTGGAAAACGCCCACTGTTTATAAGAGCTACAGAGTGATCTATGAAGTTccaggaaaagagaaaaag GAGGTGATCCTGCCACCTACTGCCAATGAATATAAGCTGACAGGCCTGTTCCCTATGTCACGATACACCGTTGTTGTACAAGGGGAGAAAAATGGACACTACACATCTATATTTACCTCAGAGTTCGTCACAG GAAAACTGCGGTTCCCTTTTCCCATGGATTGCGCACAAGAGCTGTTGAATGGAGCTTCAGAGTCTGGAGAAGTAGACATTTACCCAGGAGGGAAAGAGGGAGAGGCAGTCAGAGTATACTGTGACATGGAGGCCGATGGAGGTGGTTGGACG GTCTTCCAGAGAAGGATGAATGGAAAAACGGATTTTTACAGAACCTGGCATGAATACAGTGTGGGGTTTGGAAATCTAAGTGAAGAATTCTGGCTCG GTAATGAGCTCCTGCACAACCTGACCAGTGTTGGGCCTGTGAGTCTGCGAGTGGATTTGCAATCAGGAAATGACACAGCGTATGCTCACTATACCAACTTCTCTGTGGCTTCAGAAGAGAGGAACTACACTCTTACTGTGTCTGGATACACAGGAACAGCAG GCAACTCAATGAAGTTACACAGCGGCCGACCATTTTCCACCCGAGACAAGGACCCCGATCGCCTGGAAAACCATTGTGCCAAGCTTTACATGGGCGGCTGGTGGTACAAAAACTGCTATAGGGCCAATCTAAACGGCCTTTACGGCTCTCACACCAAAAATCAG GGAATCGTTTGGATAGACTGGAAAGGCAAAGACTCCTCTATTCCTTTCACTGAGATGAAGTTCAGACCCTCCTTGTTCTCTGCAACTCATGGCTAA